A genome region from Gossypium hirsutum isolate 1008001.06 chromosome A04, Gossypium_hirsutum_v2.1, whole genome shotgun sequence includes the following:
- the LOC107947765 gene encoding uncharacterized protein: MSATRGARGSGRGRGGVRAESSTSGHTPNVGVEEDLASPVAETGPYDWAARDDALSQPPRGGQLSPRSCGQARGGNDNERGRGAPGGDAGHTEARQPALVYGARHREDRDAPDVITGMFFIHELPYTALIDIGSTHSYVACNMTEPSGNMFEITANEITMISLLGQSVGVNKLFREVPLVVQGFTFLVDLMELPFSEFDLVLDIDWLVKHRATLDCVAEKLVRKGCEAHLAYISDTEANSPTVKKLRIVREFFDVFPKELTGLPPNREMEFGIELLHGTTLMSIAPYRMTLKELVELKAQIQELLD, from the exons ATGAGTGCTACAAGAGGTGCAAGAGGCAGTGGCCGAGGCCGTGGAGgtgttagggctgaatcgtcGACATCGGGCCATACAcccaatgttggagtagaagaggatCTAGCCTCACCTGTGGCTGAGACTGGGCCATATGATTGGGCCGCGAGGGATGATGcgttgtcgcag CCACCAAGGGGTGGTCAGTTGTCGCCAAGGAGCTGTGGGCAGGCCAGGGGCGGTAACGACAATGAACGTGGACGTGGAGCACCAGGTGGAGATGCAGGccatactgaggcgaggcagccagctTTAGTTTATGGTGCTCGTCACCGAGAAGACAGGGATGCCCCAGATGTGATAACGGGTATGTTCTTTATACATGAGTTACCTTACACTgcattgattgatattggatcaacgcattcatatgttgcatgcaatATGACTGAACCTTCGGGTAATATGTTTGAAATTACTGCGAATGAGATTACTATGATAAGTTTGTTAGGCCAGTCAGTGggagtgaataaattgtttaggGAGGTACCCTTAGTAGTCCAAGGGTTTACCTTTTTAGTAGATTTGATGGAACTGCCGTTTAGCGAGTTTGATTTAGTCTTGGATATAGATTGGCTGGTGAAACACCGAGCAACCTTGGATTGCGTT GCTGAGAAGTTGGTACGAAAGGGATGCGAGGCCCATTTGGCTTATATTAGCGATACAGAGGCTAATAGCCCTACTGTTAAGAAGCTGAGAATAGTTAGAGAATTTTTTGATGTTTTTCCCAAGGAGCTGACAGGGTTGCCTCCCAATAGAGAAATGGAATTTGGAATCGAGTTGTTACATGGTACGACTCTaatgtccatcgccccttatcgGATGACACtaaaggagttggtagaacttaaggcacagattcaggaattgttggatTGA
- the LOC121228054 gene encoding uncharacterized protein, protein MVAGALSRRVKSYLRAMLARLSLLDGGSLLGELQVKPVWVEEIKSKQLVEETLGARFRQVENGETSDFGINSEGLLCFCGRMCIPKDEDLRQSILQEAHSSLYAMHPDRKKMYQNLRELYWWPRLKREVMEFVSKCLFCQKVKAEHQFPLGLLQPVKIPLWKLNFNTTFHPKTDGQSERVIQVLEDMLRGCVIEFRGSWEDYLLLVEFAYNNSYQVSIGMALYEALYRRWCRTPTCWTELGERRVLGPELVANIEGKVSPWKKVLRLGRKGKLSPWFIGPYRVVRRIGPVAYQLELPSEQSQIHDVFHVSMLRRYRSDPSHVVSVEDIEVRPGLTF, encoded by the exons ATGGTGGCCGGCGCGTTGAGTCGTAGGGTTAAGTCGTACTTGAGGGCTATGCTTGCccgtttaagcttgttggatggTGGTAGTTTGTTAGGTGAGCTGCAAGTAAAGCCGGTGTGGGTCGAGGAGATAAAGAGTAAGCAGTTAGTGGAAGAGACTTTGGGTGCTCGTTTTAGACAAGTAGAAAATGGAGAGACGTCAGactttgggataaatagtgaAGGATTGTTGTGTTTTTGTGGGAGAATGTGTATACCGAAGGACGAGGATCTAAGGCAGTCTAttctacaggaagcacatagcagcctctatgctatgcatcctgatAGAAAAAAGATGTATCAAAATTTGcgtgagctttattggtggcctagaCTTAAGCGCGAGGTTATGGAGTTCGTAAGTAAATGCTTGTtttgtcaaaaggtgaaggcggaacatcagtTTCCTTTAGGATTGCTTCAGCCAgtaaagattccactttggaa gttgaacttCAATACGACATTCCACCCTAAAACTGATGGACAGTCGGAAAGGGTGATCcaagttttggaagatatgttgagaggaTGTGTAATTGagtttcgaggtagttgggaagaCTATTTGCTGTTAGtcgaatttgcgtacaataatagttatcaagtaAGTATTGGGATGGCTTTGTATGAAGCATTGTATAGGCGATGGTGTCGAACTCCAACGTGTTGGACGGAATTGGGCGAACGAAGAGTTTTGGGCCCTGAGTTAGTAGCAAATATTGAGGgtaag gtctctcCGTGGAAGAAGGTATTAAGGCTTGGACGGAAGGGGAAGCTAAGCCCatggttcattgggccatatcgggTTGTAAGGCGGATTGGGCCAGTCGCTTATCAGCTGGAATTACCTTCTGAACAGAGCCAAatccacgatgtgtttcatgtttccatgctaaGACGGTATCgctcagatccttcacatgtagtgtCGGTTGAGGACATCGAGGTTAGGCCAGGCTTAACTTTCTAA